A single genomic interval of Shewanella halotolerans harbors:
- the rluD gene encoding 23S rRNA pseudouridine(1911/1915/1917) synthase RluD: MTQEINLKSEITATQTGQRLDQTLAELFPDYSRTRIKEWIQAGAVYVDGMVQTKPREKVLEGQEIEIEATLKEEIKAEAQAIDLDIVYEDDHIIVINKQAGLVVHPGAGNSDGTLMNALLHHCPEIELVPRAGIVHRLDKDTTGLMVVAKTVEAQTHLVAALQAREITREYEAIVSGTMTAGGVVDEPIARHPTKRTHMAVHHSGRPSVTHYRVAEKFRAHTRLRLRLETGRTHQIRVHMAHIGHILVGDPVYGGRPRPPKKATPELMEALNGFKRQALHAVRLELAHPFTCEIMSWQAPIPEDMVALTRALRDDTKAHPAEY; the protein is encoded by the coding sequence ATGACACAAGAGATTAATCTAAAAAGCGAGATCACAGCAACACAAACCGGGCAGAGATTAGACCAAACTCTGGCCGAGTTGTTCCCTGATTACTCCCGTACACGTATTAAAGAGTGGATACAGGCTGGTGCCGTCTACGTCGATGGTATGGTGCAGACTAAGCCGAGAGAAAAGGTGCTCGAAGGCCAGGAAATTGAGATCGAAGCGACTCTCAAAGAGGAGATCAAGGCCGAGGCCCAGGCGATCGATCTGGATATCGTCTATGAAGATGACCATATTATCGTGATCAACAAACAGGCGGGCCTGGTGGTACATCCGGGAGCGGGAAATAGCGACGGCACTCTGATGAATGCACTGCTGCACCATTGTCCTGAGATCGAACTCGTCCCCAGGGCGGGTATCGTGCATCGTCTCGATAAGGACACCACGGGCTTGATGGTGGTGGCCAAGACGGTCGAGGCGCAGACCCATCTGGTTGCAGCCCTGCAGGCCCGCGAGATCACCCGTGAGTATGAGGCGATCGTGAGTGGCACCATGACGGCCGGCGGCGTGGTAGATGAGCCAATTGCCCGTCACCCGACCAAGCGTACCCATATGGCGGTGCATCATAGTGGTCGCCCCTCTGTGACCCACTACCGTGTGGCAGAGAAGTTCCGCGCCCATACCCGTCTGCGTCTGCGTCTGGAAACCGGCCGTACCCACCAGATCAGGGTGCACATGGCGCACATAGGTCATATCTTAGTGGGGGATCCCGTCTATGGCGGTCGTCCTCGTCCACCGAAGAAGGCGACACCTGAACTGATGGAGGCACTGAACGGCTTTAAGCGTCAGGCGCTACACGCGGTGCGCCTCGAGCTGGCACACCCCTTCACCTGCGAGATCATGAGCTGGCAGGCGCCTATCCCAGAAGATATGGTGGCCTTGACCCGCGCCCTGCGCGACGACACCAAGGCTCATCCGGCGGAATATTAA
- a CDS encoding methyl-accepting chemotaxis protein, which produces MNNIQIKHKMAFGILLPLSLLICICILAINMMNNIEKGVVTIYNDRVVPLEDLKVIADDYAVFVIDAINKANAGEFSAEQAKQALQEASNNIDSKWRQYVATELTRDEKRLVDEAERLFVPANQRITHLEQLLGSKSGNIAGQLREEIIPLYRVIDPISGTIAELISLQLKVAGEEKDRVAEIYESSISLFILITLVAAIASIVLGIWINRSVMKPINHIRTQLHTIQQDSDLTVTFEQLNKDELGLISTGLNDVFRHLRGILKGVAEAANSVSDSALALNEFTQISNARIQQQQAETEQTATAMNEMTATVNEVAQSTTAAADSARNADRFAANGNDIVQLSISSMQALSMQIQSTSEVITHLSHESQHIGSVLSVIKGIAEQTNLLALNAAIEAARAGEQGRGFAVVADEVRSLAQRTQEATQEIETMIETLQSGVNEAVTAMDVGIKQVDDANQQTNKAGEALQEIVASVDNITEMNTHIATAAEEQSSVAESINRSIIAISDIASQSTESALELGHSIAQLTSLADSMRQQVTTFRL; this is translated from the coding sequence ATGAACAATATTCAAATCAAGCACAAGATGGCTTTCGGCATCTTACTGCCCCTCTCGCTCCTCATCTGTATCTGCATCTTAGCAATCAACATGATGAATAATATCGAGAAAGGTGTCGTCACCATCTATAACGACAGAGTCGTTCCGCTAGAAGATCTCAAGGTGATTGCCGATGATTACGCGGTATTTGTTATCGACGCCATCAACAAGGCCAATGCCGGTGAATTCAGCGCCGAACAGGCCAAACAAGCCCTGCAGGAAGCAAGCAACAACATAGACAGCAAATGGCGCCAATACGTCGCCACCGAACTCACCAGGGATGAGAAACGTCTGGTCGATGAGGCCGAACGCCTGTTTGTTCCGGCCAACCAACGTATCACCCATCTGGAACAGCTGCTCGGTAGTAAGTCAGGTAATATTGCCGGTCAGTTGCGGGAGGAGATAATCCCACTCTACCGAGTGATCGATCCCATCAGCGGCACCATTGCCGAGCTCATCAGCCTGCAGCTCAAAGTCGCCGGCGAGGAGAAAGACAGGGTCGCCGAGATCTACGAGTCCTCTATCTCCCTCTTTATACTCATCACCCTAGTGGCCGCCATTGCCAGTATAGTGCTCGGCATCTGGATTAACCGCAGCGTAATGAAACCCATCAACCACATACGCACTCAGCTACATACCATACAGCAGGACTCAGATCTTACGGTCACCTTCGAGCAACTGAATAAAGACGAGCTGGGGCTGATCTCCACCGGGCTCAATGATGTCTTTCGCCACTTGCGAGGCATCCTCAAAGGGGTAGCCGAGGCAGCCAACAGCGTCAGTGACTCGGCGTTAGCCCTCAACGAGTTCACCCAGATCTCCAATGCCCGCATTCAACAGCAGCAGGCGGAGACAGAGCAGACCGCCACAGCCATGAATGAGATGACGGCAACGGTCAATGAGGTGGCGCAAAGCACCACGGCCGCCGCTGACTCAGCCAGAAATGCCGACAGATTCGCCGCCAACGGCAATGATATCGTCCAGCTGTCGATTAGCAGCATGCAGGCGCTGTCGATGCAGATCCAGAGCACCTCAGAGGTGATCACCCACCTGTCCCACGAAAGCCAACATATCGGCAGCGTACTGAGCGTCATCAAGGGGATTGCCGAGCAGACCAACCTGCTGGCGCTCAACGCCGCCATCGAGGCCGCCAGGGCCGGTGAGCAGGGGCGCGGATTTGCCGTGGTCGCCGACGAAGTTCGCTCCCTCGCCCAGCGCACCCAGGAGGCGACCCAGGAGATCGAGACCATGATAGAGACGCTTCAGAGTGGGGTGAACGAGGCGGTCACCGCCATGGATGTGGGCATTAAACAGGTGGATGATGCTAATCAACAGACCAACAAGGCGGGGGAAGCGTTGCAGGAGATAGTCGCCTCGGTCGACAACATCACAGAGATGAACACCCATATCGCCACGGCGGCAGAGGAGCAGAGCAGTGTCGCCGAGAGCATTAACCGCAGCATCATCGCCATTAGCGATATCGCCAGCCAATCCACCGAATCCGCCTTGGAGCTGGGTCACTCCATCGCCCAGCTCACTTCCCTGGCCGACTCGATGCGGCAACAGGTCACCACCTTCAGGCTCTGA
- a CDS encoding LysR family transcriptional regulator: protein MELRHLRHFIALARLKSFSKAANELHLAQPSLSRSIQKMEERLGASLLARDEKQFALTEYGQMVLAQGEQIVSQLEYLESEIKSRQGIAQKRLVIGASPIPLNSIIGPALGGFIRDNPQVLIELKVESWSRLYKMLLKGQLDLFIAETNATLLDQRDNIETCRLPQSNAIFCCRREHPLAQLDRVYLPSLRDYPLGVPRAFPDRLREQFDDLFDEDRHDYAGLLKYDQFQPIKASLQGCDLVVLTPDISVQAELASGDLVALEVVGMPDIRANFSVVSMKNRRLSQGAEEFIQALFAGNLDRASGF, encoded by the coding sequence ATGGAACTAAGACACCTACGACACTTTATCGCGCTGGCGAGGCTAAAGAGTTTTAGCAAGGCTGCCAATGAGCTGCATCTGGCTCAACCCTCTCTATCGCGCAGTATTCAGAAGATGGAGGAGCGTCTAGGGGCCAGTCTGCTGGCCAGAGATGAGAAGCAGTTCGCCTTAACCGAATATGGTCAGATGGTGTTAGCCCAAGGCGAGCAGATCGTCAGTCAGCTCGAATATCTTGAGTCTGAGATCAAGAGTCGTCAGGGCATAGCGCAGAAGCGCCTGGTTATCGGCGCCAGCCCCATCCCACTGAACAGCATCATAGGCCCGGCATTGGGGGGCTTTATTCGAGATAATCCTCAGGTGTTGATCGAGCTGAAAGTGGAGAGCTGGAGCCGCCTCTACAAGATGTTGCTTAAGGGGCAGCTGGATCTGTTTATCGCCGAAACCAATGCCACCTTGCTTGACCAGCGCGATAATATCGAGACATGTCGTCTACCCCAGTCAAATGCCATATTTTGTTGTCGCCGCGAACATCCGTTGGCGCAGCTTGATCGTGTCTATCTGCCGAGCCTGAGGGATTATCCCTTGGGAGTGCCAAGAGCCTTTCCCGATCGCCTGAGAGAACAGTTTGATGATCTGTTTGATGAAGATCGCCACGACTACGCCGGTTTATTGAAATATGATCAGTTTCAGCCGATCAAGGCGTCGCTGCAAGGATGTGACCTTGTAGTCTTGACGCCGGACATCTCGGTGCAGGCCGAACTCGCCTCGGGTGACTTGGTGGCGCTAGAGGTGGTGGGTATGCCAGATATTCGCGCCAACTTTAGTGTGGTCTCGATGAAGAATCGTCGTCTCAGCCAGGGGGCCGAGGAATTTATTCAGGCCTTGTTTGCCGGAAATCTGGATAGGGCGAGTGGGTTTTAA
- a CDS encoding DUF4097 family beta strand repeat-containing protein, protein MKIQLKTTALVLPFILLSQSVLAAQSVDKRIEVEGDLRLNLEVQRGEVEILSWDQDAISITGTLDELSEGLTVEQKSGTISIEDKLPRHYSGSNKEGSRLTIKVPAKLKLSGEGVSANYRVSKLAGDINVQTVSGDIKAEDLTEQVNINTVSGNIVSQKLEGKLKLETVSGNIKDKQSLGKISYTLVSGKLEADSSADQVSIELVSGDAKVTLDKVDRLKAQSVSGDLNLSVSALATKASLDSVSGDISFSLPANLDATFAIDGGPSGDIDNRLTQDKPKRPKYGPGSSLQFQMGKGSADILIGTISGDINLRSN, encoded by the coding sequence ATGAAAATACAACTAAAAACCACCGCCCTGGTATTGCCTTTTATCTTATTAAGCCAATCTGTGCTGGCGGCGCAGAGCGTGGATAAACGCATCGAAGTCGAAGGGGACCTGCGCCTGAACCTGGAGGTGCAGCGCGGCGAAGTCGAGATCCTCTCCTGGGATCAGGACGCCATCTCCATCACGGGTACCTTAGATGAGCTGAGCGAAGGCCTCACCGTAGAGCAAAAGTCCGGCACTATCTCCATCGAAGATAAACTGCCCCGCCACTACTCGGGTAGCAACAAGGAGGGCTCACGCCTGACCATCAAGGTGCCGGCAAAGCTCAAGCTCAGCGGCGAAGGGGTCTCGGCCAATTACAGAGTGAGTAAGCTTGCCGGTGACATCAATGTGCAGACCGTCAGCGGCGACATCAAGGCCGAAGATCTCACCGAGCAGGTGAACATCAATACCGTCTCGGGCAACATTGTCAGCCAGAAACTTGAAGGTAAGCTCAAGCTGGAGACAGTATCTGGCAACATCAAAGACAAACAAAGCCTGGGCAAGATCAGCTACACCCTGGTAAGCGGTAAGCTGGAGGCCGACAGCAGCGCCGACCAGGTCTCCATCGAGCTGGTATCGGGAGATGCCAAGGTAACTTTAGATAAAGTGGACCGACTAAAAGCCCAGAGCGTCAGCGGCGACCTCAACCTGTCGGTTTCCGCCCTGGCCACCAAGGCCAGCCTGGACAGCGTCAGCGGCGATATCAGCTTCAGCCTACCGGCAAACCTGGATGCCACCTTCGCCATCGACGGCGGCCCAAGCGGTGACATAGACAATCGCCTGACACAAGATAAGCCGAAGCGACCTAAGTATGGCCCAGGCAGCTCGCTACAATTCCAGATGGGCAAAGGCAGCGCCGATATACTGATAGGGACCATCAGCGGCGATATCAACCTCAGGTCAAACTAG
- a CDS encoding ornithine cyclodeaminase family protein, translated as MQVIDADTVNQALDFPSLIAALRNTFALPAGMPQRQVFPLDDSSHSDAFALLPAWNQKTIAVKAFTYFPGNPKKSPELESLYSKILIFNRETGEPQALIDGTSVTYWRTAAISALASQYLSRSDAKHLLLFGTGRLATFMALAHASVRQLDTITVWGRSPDKVDKTISAIQAAAPLIEVKACEDLPKAVAAADIISCATGAPAPLFDSAWVAPGTHVDLVGNHNHDRRECDSELVVKAEVYVDAKVNVFAEAGELLIPVSEGVFELSQVKGELADLCRGDIAGRQDEQGITLFKSVGTALADLVGAQLVYEKQA; from the coding sequence ATGCAAGTTATCGATGCCGACACGGTGAACCAGGCACTGGACTTCCCCAGCCTAATCGCCGCCTTAAGAAACACCTTTGCCCTGCCCGCGGGTATGCCTCAGCGCCAGGTCTTTCCGTTAGACGACAGCAGCCACAGCGATGCCTTTGCCCTATTGCCGGCCTGGAACCAAAAGACCATAGCGGTGAAGGCCTTTACCTATTTTCCCGGCAACCCCAAGAAGTCTCCCGAGCTGGAGAGCCTCTACTCCAAGATTTTGATCTTTAACCGCGAAACCGGTGAGCCCCAGGCCCTTATCGATGGCACCAGCGTCACCTACTGGCGCACAGCCGCAATCTCGGCGCTGGCGAGCCAGTATCTGTCACGGTCTGATGCCAAACATCTGCTACTGTTCGGTACAGGCAGGCTAGCGACCTTCATGGCACTGGCGCACGCCAGCGTGAGACAGCTGGACACCATAACCGTATGGGGCCGCTCGCCGGATAAGGTAGATAAGACCATCAGCGCTATCCAGGCCGCCGCGCCGCTGATAGAGGTGAAGGCCTGTGAGGATCTTCCAAAGGCCGTCGCTGCGGCCGACATCATCAGCTGCGCCACCGGGGCACCAGCGCCACTCTTCGATTCCGCCTGGGTAGCGCCCGGCACCCATGTGGACTTGGTGGGCAACCACAATCATGACAGACGCGAATGCGACAGCGAGCTGGTCGTCAAGGCCGAGGTTTATGTGGATGCCAAGGTCAATGTCTTCGCCGAAGCAGGCGAGCTGCTGATCCCTGTGTCGGAAGGCGTGTTTGAGCTGTCCCAGGTCAAGGGCGAACTCGCGGATCTTTGTCGCGGTGACATAGCTGGTCGCCAAGACGAGCAAGGCATTACCCTATTTAAATCGGTCGGCACCGCGCTTGCGGATCTGGTGGGTGCCCAGCTGGTATACGAAAAACAGGCCTAG
- a CDS encoding RNA polymerase sigma factor, with translation MSNRYCSLTGKTDLSALTSPDDAHQLLDAVLVQRAKQGDKTAFRQLYDQHHRRVYALCFRLAGQTELAEEATQETFVRLWQKLPLFDGKSQFTTWLHSLTVNQALSCIKKHKSFWARFMPSEETHAAAIDFDYQGVDKLLMRLPERARIVFVLYALEGYQHDEIAKRLNIAPGTSKAQYHRAKKLLQEMI, from the coding sequence ATGTCTAATAGGTATTGTTCACTCACAGGGAAGACAGATTTGAGCGCACTCACGAGTCCAGATGATGCTCACCAGCTCCTCGATGCCGTATTGGTGCAGCGCGCCAAGCAGGGAGACAAGACGGCATTTAGGCAACTCTACGATCAGCATCACAGACGTGTCTACGCCCTCTGTTTTCGTCTGGCCGGCCAGACCGAGCTGGCAGAAGAAGCCACCCAGGAAACCTTTGTGCGCCTCTGGCAGAAGCTGCCCCTGTTCGATGGCAAGAGCCAATTTACCACCTGGCTCCACAGCCTAACGGTGAATCAGGCGCTGAGCTGCATCAAGAAGCATAAGAGCTTCTGGGCAAGGTTTATGCCGAGCGAAGAGACTCACGCAGCTGCCATCGACTTCGACTACCAGGGAGTGGACAAGTTGCTGATGCGTCTACCGGAGCGCGCCCGTATCGTCTTCGTCCTCTACGCTCTGGAGGGATATCAGCATGACGAGATCGCCAAGCGCCTCAATATAGCCCCCGGCACCAGCAAGGCGCAGTACCACAGGGCCAAGAAACTACTGCAGGAGATGATCTAA
- a CDS encoding methyl-accepting chemotaxis protein has protein sequence MLIRHKLLVSAAVSICSVIAMFGLQRFSAAKLDDLSHAAQQVIELEKDVLSLRRDEKDFFARLDLAYLDKHKAQARELDEKMAGLATIFERNDIAQSDLQAFRQNLTRYESTFAEIAELQKQIGLHPKDGLYGALRSAVHNVETLVREKNEPELMVTMLQLRRNEKDFMLRRAMSYLDKFNGNLALLRQQVSGAMLSDSVKGELNALIDDYEKNFKALVSKEQELGLDKDSGSMASLRDSISSAEKSLVQLKAQSMDAISDAESATVTISIVVFILITLVLIGFTLAIIRSIMEPVQRISDAISRIEATKDLTLRCDTKVDDEIGQIARHFNSMVESFQSLIREVLTSVEVVNHSCQELSENSMRASEGVGRQLNETDMVATAITEMGATIDEIASNTELAAERAGNTHDNAQQGQVGVEHTIEKIQALAAQLTDSAQVVSELEKDSETIGSVLDVIRGIAEQTNLLALNAAIEAARAGEQGRGFAVVADEVRSLAMRTQESTEEIAGIIQTLQSRTRSIVQLMEATQRQGIESADQAASAGALLEQINADVTNIMDMSTQIAAAIEEQSMVASEVNKNVVVIRDIAAESAQAADENAKASDDVKARTQVLYQAVSLFKI, from the coding sequence ATGCTCATTCGTCACAAATTACTCGTTAGCGCAGCAGTGTCTATCTGTTCTGTGATAGCGATGTTTGGCTTGCAGCGCTTTTCGGCGGCAAAGCTGGATGATTTGTCCCATGCTGCACAACAAGTTATCGAACTTGAAAAGGATGTTTTGAGTTTACGTCGAGATGAAAAAGACTTCTTTGCCCGTTTGGACTTGGCTTATCTGGATAAACACAAGGCGCAGGCGAGAGAATTAGACGAGAAGATGGCCGGCTTGGCGACTATCTTCGAGCGTAACGACATTGCACAGAGTGATCTGCAGGCCTTTAGGCAGAACCTGACCCGTTACGAATCTACCTTTGCCGAGATTGCCGAGCTGCAGAAGCAGATTGGTTTGCATCCCAAGGATGGCCTCTATGGTGCGCTGCGCAGTGCGGTACATAACGTAGAGACCCTGGTGAGGGAGAAGAACGAGCCCGAGCTGATGGTGACCATGTTGCAACTGCGCCGCAACGAAAAGGATTTTATGCTCAGGCGCGCCATGAGTTATCTGGATAAGTTTAATGGCAACTTGGCGCTGCTGAGACAGCAAGTTTCTGGCGCCATGCTCAGCGATTCGGTCAAGGGTGAGCTTAATGCCCTGATCGACGATTATGAGAAGAACTTCAAGGCTCTGGTCAGCAAAGAGCAGGAGCTGGGACTGGATAAAGACAGTGGCAGCATGGCGAGCCTGCGAGACAGTATTTCCTCGGCGGAGAAGTCCTTGGTGCAGCTTAAGGCACAATCCATGGACGCGATTAGCGATGCTGAGAGCGCAACTGTTACCATCAGTATCGTTGTTTTTATCCTAATTACTCTGGTTTTAATCGGTTTCACTCTGGCGATCATTCGTAGCATCATGGAGCCTGTGCAGCGGATCAGCGATGCGATCTCCCGTATCGAGGCGACCAAAGATCTGACCCTGAGATGTGACACTAAGGTGGATGATGAAATCGGCCAGATAGCCCGTCATTTTAATAGCATGGTGGAGTCGTTTCAGTCGCTGATCCGAGAGGTGCTGACCTCGGTCGAGGTGGTGAATCACTCCTGTCAGGAGCTGTCGGAGAACTCGATGCGTGCATCGGAAGGGGTAGGACGCCAGCTTAACGAAACCGACATGGTGGCAACTGCGATCACCGAGATGGGCGCGACCATAGATGAGATCGCCAGCAATACCGAGCTGGCGGCGGAGCGGGCCGGTAATACCCATGACAATGCTCAGCAAGGCCAGGTTGGGGTTGAGCACACCATAGAGAAGATCCAGGCGTTGGCGGCTCAGCTCACCGATTCGGCCCAAGTGGTCTCCGAGCTTGAGAAAGATAGTGAGACTATAGGCAGCGTGCTGGACGTGATTCGTGGCATCGCAGAGCAGACCAATCTACTGGCACTAAATGCCGCCATCGAGGCCGCCAGGGCCGGTGAGCAGGGCAGAGGCTTTGCCGTGGTCGCCGACGAGGTGAGAAGTCTGGCGATGCGTACCCAGGAGTCGACCGAGGAGATCGCCGGTATCATTCAGACGCTGCAGTCTCGTACCCGCTCTATCGTGCAGCTGATGGAAGCGACCCAAAGGCAAGGCATTGAGAGTGCCGATCAGGCGGCGAGTGCCGGCGCCCTGCTGGAGCAGATCAACGCCGATGTCACCAACATCATGGACATGAGTACGCAAATCGCTGCGGCCATCGAGGAGCAGAGCATGGTAGCCTCCGAGGTGAACAAGAATGTGGTGGTGATCCGCGACATCGCCGCCGAGTCTGCCCAGGCGGCGGATGAAAATGCCAAGGCCTCTGACGATGTGAAGGCGCGCACCCAGGTGCTCTATCAGGCGGTGAGTCTGTTTAAGATTTAG
- a CDS encoding outer membrane protein assembly factor BamD produces MHNFAKGAAIALLSLALAACSSKPEDDIELSKSSPEVLYSQARTSMELGNYSKAVRSLEALDSRYPFGPHKTQVQLDLIYAYYKLDDSASGIANIDRFIRLNPTHKDIDYVYYMRGLVNMQSDNYMFHDMLNIDRTDRDPKAAQDAFKDFDRLIKQYPNSKYAADAQKRMQFLKNRLAKYAVTVAEYYIKMNAWSAAAVRAQTVLETYPGTPSTERALEIMATAYEELGQQKLKDHVLMVMQSNFPNNNMLK; encoded by the coding sequence ATGCATAATTTTGCTAAAGGCGCAGCTATCGCCTTGTTGTCATTGGCCTTAGCGGCGTGTAGTAGTAAACCAGAAGATGATATTGAGCTGAGTAAATCTTCCCCCGAAGTCCTCTATTCTCAAGCCAGAACCTCGATGGAGTTGGGCAACTATAGTAAAGCGGTGCGCTCTTTGGAAGCACTAGACTCTCGCTATCCCTTCGGTCCACACAAGACTCAGGTACAATTAGACCTGATCTACGCATACTACAAACTGGATGATTCAGCGTCGGGTATTGCCAATATCGATCGCTTCATTCGCCTTAACCCCACACATAAAGATATCGATTATGTCTACTATATGCGTGGTCTGGTGAACATGCAGTCGGACAACTATATGTTCCACGACATGCTCAACATCGACAGAACCGACCGAGATCCCAAGGCTGCCCAGGACGCCTTCAAAGACTTCGATCGTTTGATTAAGCAGTATCCTAACAGCAAATATGCCGCCGATGCGCAAAAACGCATGCAGTTCTTGAAAAACCGTCTGGCCAAGTACGCCGTCACGGTTGCGGAATACTACATCAAGATGAATGCCTGGAGCGCAGCCGCTGTGCGTGCCCAGACAGTGCTGGAAACCTATCCTGGTACACCTTCGACCGAGCGCGCCCTAGAGATCATGGCAACCGCCTACGAGGAACTCGGCCAACAGAAGCTAAAAGATCACGTACTCATGGTGATGCAAAGTAACTTCCCTAACAACAATATGCTCAAGTAA
- a CDS encoding diguanylate cyclase has protein sequence MRLNHFLNILALGLLLLSFLTASGIYYLIYLPRIEEQVISRQDRDLQAVQKGIAYAQKNLDTLCYDYAIWDDMVSFVDNVSPEFVTKNLYDNAFEAANIDGFYVFNRQNQLVWHYRSGADFSSQQLPLGKVAVAGKVLPSKAEMKAGKPSVRSGLLRMGSRVVYFSNVTVLPSNGEGQVAGSLLTVRNVSQAIHEEIEQFSLIKFDLEVLAKPALSGETSLGFRETPKVDEISAEHSWYLHDALNVPSLKITVIHDRNLIPSIFTVESILMFLSVLVMSYIAIVPFSALVVRPLRIANAVLDKMAHRGVLLTMPTGWAITEVAKLTESFNLVVEKLQRHQNYLESLSFNDPLTGIANRRSLEVFAERAHKQWREGKGAIGFIMLDIDFFKPYNDTVGHQSGDQALIKVAQALMLECRRRGELVTRYGGEEFCVVIHGDNLAQMELLARRMLQRVRDLNIYHQASPYEIITVSMGAVLYDGYHPEFADDDWQQMVKLADEQLYQAKESGRNNLQILHRKVSPLFVVG, from the coding sequence ATGCGATTAAATCACTTCCTAAATATTTTAGCCCTAGGGCTCTTGCTGCTGTCGTTTCTGACCGCAAGCGGCATCTATTACCTTATCTACCTGCCAAGAATTGAAGAGCAAGTGATCTCAAGGCAAGACAGAGATCTGCAGGCGGTCCAAAAGGGGATCGCCTACGCCCAAAAAAACCTGGACACCCTCTGCTACGACTACGCCATCTGGGATGATATGGTGAGCTTTGTCGATAATGTATCGCCTGAGTTTGTGACCAAAAACCTCTACGATAATGCCTTCGAGGCGGCCAATATCGATGGTTTCTATGTGTTTAACCGCCAAAATCAGCTGGTGTGGCATTATCGAAGTGGCGCCGATTTTAGCTCCCAGCAGCTGCCCTTAGGCAAGGTTGCTGTGGCGGGCAAGGTCCTCCCCTCAAAGGCGGAGATGAAGGCGGGGAAGCCTTCGGTGCGCAGCGGCCTGCTGCGCATGGGATCTAGGGTGGTCTATTTCAGCAATGTCACCGTTTTGCCCAGTAACGGCGAGGGACAGGTGGCGGGTAGCTTGTTGACCGTACGAAACGTAAGTCAGGCGATTCACGAGGAGATAGAGCAGTTTAGCCTGATCAAGTTCGATCTCGAGGTGTTGGCTAAGCCAGCGCTTTCCGGTGAGACCTCGCTGGGCTTTCGAGAGACACCTAAGGTGGATGAGATCTCTGCGGAGCATTCTTGGTACCTGCATGATGCGCTCAATGTCCCTTCGCTCAAAATCACTGTGATCCACGACCGTAACCTTATCCCCTCTATCTTTACCGTAGAGTCGATCCTGATGTTTTTAAGCGTCCTGGTGATGTCCTACATCGCCATCGTTCCCTTCTCGGCGCTGGTGGTCCGGCCGCTACGGATTGCCAACGCCGTGCTGGATAAGATGGCCCACAGAGGCGTATTACTTACCATGCCTACGGGCTGGGCGATCACCGAGGTGGCTAAGCTGACCGAGTCTTTCAATCTGGTCGTGGAGAAGCTACAGCGGCATCAAAACTATCTGGAATCTCTCTCTTTTAACGACCCCCTTACAGGCATCGCCAATCGCCGCAGCCTGGAGGTGTTCGCCGAGCGCGCCCATAAGCAGTGGCGCGAGGGCAAGGGGGCGATTGGCTTCATCATGCTGGATATCGATTTCTTTAAGCCCTATAACGATACGGTTGGGCATCAGAGTGGTGACCAGGCCTTGATCAAGGTAGCCCAGGCTCTGATGCTTGAGTGTCGTCGCCGGGGCGAGCTAGTTACCCGCTATGGCGGTGAAGAGTTTTGTGTGGTGATCCATGGCGATAACCTGGCGCAGATGGAGTTGCTGGCCAGGCGCATGCTGCAAAGGGTGCGGGATCTCAACATCTATCATCAAGCCTCGCCCTATGAGATCATCACCGTCAGCATGGGCGCCGTGCTCTATGACGGATACCACCCCGAGTTTGCCGATGACGACTGGCAGCAGATGGTCAAGTTGGCCGACGAGCAGCTCTATCAGGCTAAAGAGAGCGGGCGAAATAACCTGCAGATACTGCATCGCAAGGTGAGCCCGCTCTTCGTGGTCGGCTGA